The stretch of DNA TAATCTATCAAGGATTATCAAAGAGGTAATTCTTCTGCACTCTCCAAAGGCAATAATTTAACAACTAGATTGGGAAAAGTGAATCATTAACTTGTACCTTCTTCATCAAAGTTTTCAGTTTCATTTAACTTATATAGTTGATGGAAAGCATATGGAATAGCAGATTCAGGGTATAAGTTTTTCTGCAGTAAAAATTGTGTATTACTTACACAAAAAATGACTTGCAATGAAAGCAACTAACATCCTTTTCCCTGTTGCATGCAGTTCATGAAAGTTTATATGTCCATGCCAATCAGCTGCTATTCAAGAACAATGATTTCTTGGGTAGTATTATTTTGAGGCAAAGATTATCCAAGGGAGGGATTTCATTGCAGGATATAAATATAAAGTTCAAAGGCTCCTTATGACCAAATAAGTTTGTGCAAGTGTTTATCgctatatttaaaatattggtgttttaaatatttttaaaatttttttaatatactattagaaaattttaagtgttttacaaatattagtattttagtcattttaattttaacctcaattatgtatatatttttataacaaaGATTAATggttaaaattacttaaatatggATAAAGATCATGTGAAGCGAAGCATGTTTTTGTTTGCTCCTGTTTCAGAATTTACTACAAGAGCTAATTAATTTGACAAGGAGAATTTTAGTACTCATTCTTCTCCACCAATTCAATGGGGTtagttccttattttatcatatggtagcaaaagaaaaatagtcgtaaaaaattatacaaaagaaaGTGAATATAAATAACAATTCTTTTGAGAAACGGTGTGGCGTGGGCATGAGGGGGTTGTATGTGGTGTCCACGTGGAGTTCAATAGGTAGGTGCTTCATTTCTCAGTTCTCCATTTGCACAGTTTCCAccacaactttttttttctctcatcatatcttttaatttgataaaacaaaaattaatttattataaattaaaattttatttaaagactacacacaaaataaaattcaaattagagGATATACTACTATTAATCTAACgtaaatttaattatccaattatattaaattaataatattaatatggaCAAATAACCAGTTTTGCAGGTAATCTGGTAGAAGGAACATTGAAAAGTCAATCCTTCAATCTAAtattatagataaataaaagaatagaccaagtatattttattattattatataaatgtttCTAGTTTCTAGATATGAAGGAAGAGACCATCtagaagaataagaataagccaTCACACTTGTTCCTGCTTTCTGTTCTGCTACACTGTACACTCTTTATCAGGAATCACCACACAAGTCAAGCACGTGACTGTCACGCGTGAGATTCGATATACTATGACACATGATATTAAGGAAAAATAgctggaaaaataaaaatagctaaatattaaataaataaataaattatttcttttctttaaaaattaatcttatctttttccccatgaaaaccattaaaaatatttgaatccAATGGTATTACAGAAAATTTTCataaatcttattttatttctatgatagaaagatatttaataagaagTTAATTATCTGAAAATTGCTGCTAAATTTTTAACTGCCTGATTCAGTAGTTAGAATTTCACATTTCATATTCCTTACACTATAAGCATAGAGTAAAAaactttcatatatatataaaaaaaagagaataaagtaaaattattcttcttttctcttttgtccCAAACAAAATGGAATGGTAGGTtagaaaattcaatttaaaaaaaaaaaaaaaacacgcatggatttttgtttgaaggttgaAAACCTCGTTAAGTTTGAAAACGAAGCATCCGTGAGCTCATCAAGGCAACAAGGCTTTTTCTTGATTCTCTATTTTGTTGCGTTTTGAACGTTGAAACTttccttccttttcctctctcTGCTCAGCTACCTCGTCCTCCGTCCACGGTGGTCGGCGACTTGCTCCGACCAACCTCTCTCTGAGGAGGTTAGCTCCGGAACTTCTTACAAACACGTGGTGtgcttctttttctgtttttggtaagTTTTAATAAAGTGATGAACTTCGTTTGTTTCGTCAagtgattttgatttttcaaaattttaatccgtttaaaatagaaaaagaggtTAATTCGTGTGATCATAAGGGATTGGCTTTAACTTATTGGGTCTAGAAAACAAAACCCctttttcctctctctctctctctctttctctagtTTTGGAAGTTTTGTGTAAAGGCTTGTAACTTTGCGGTTTTTGGAATATGAAGCAGCGAGTGATCATGGTTTTCAAGTGATGGTTGATTAGGAAGAAGATAGTGTAGAGAGGTAAATGTGCCCCCTTTTTTCTGATGAATGATTCTAGAATTGTTGGAAGTTAGGATAAAGAttgattttttggattttcagCTGAAAGGGGGGAGCGGGTGAAATGGGGCACTTAGggttttttttcaaattttttttaaggggTACCTAGGTTTTAATTGAGGTACTTGAACTCTATATTAGTTGTATGCGGTGattttttgttacttgtgaGAACCATGATCAGTTCATAGAAAAGGGGTTGAAAAAACTTCTAAGGGCTATTTGCAGGAGTAGAAAATAGAAACCCAGTGAATTAGTTTGAGAGTTTTCTTGTGCTAAGGGTTGAGTTCAAAGTTTAGAACTGCTTTTCAActtacatttttaaaaaaaaaaaaaagattatctGTCATCTATTTTTTACCATTTAATGTGTCTCTTAGTTGCCTTTAATTATCTGACTAGTTAATTCGTGGTCTCTAAGCCTTGAAGATGAATTATTATCTACTCTTGGTCAATTTGGTATGTATGTAGGATCATATatacaatttaaattttgaataactGTCTCAGCTTGATGCTTGTGTTCTGCAGTTGTTTTGTTTCATAGCCTTCTGACATCTCAATGATGACCCAAGAACCATCAGAGGAATTGGAGAAACATGCAACCTCAGGGCATCGTGCAAGAGGCAATAGTGAATACGTTAGACTAGCCATATCTGATGAGCCTAGGGCCGGTGAAGTTGAAATCTCACAGCCTCAAGCAGAACCAGGAATTAATGCTTTCTGGTGGTGGATGAAAGTCTTTCTATGGTGCATTATCATTGTTGTACTTTCTCTTGTTTTACTGAAATGGggtgttccttttatttttgaaaaggtaTTTCCTCTTACATTGCACTAAATTATTCTAGTAGTTCAGCATTTAGACTAGAGCTGTATTGTTTATGTAGCTTCACTTAGGATGCAGGGTTTGCAATATAGTATTACAATGTTGTTTGGTTGTCATGGATTTATTTGATATCTTTAAActgaattttattttgcaaaCAATTTAGAAGTTCGGATTTTCCCTTGGCATCGGAATTTTATGTATTTGGTTGATGCTGAATAGTTTAAGGAACTATTAGTTCTGTGCTCTCTTTTACTTTCTGTAAATTATGTGGGACTGGTGTGCAGAATATTATGCTGTTATCCAATCTGATGGAGAAATTTTAGGGAACTGAATTCATATGTGATCGCAGAAATACCCTGATTTTCAGAATGATCACTCCATCAGTAGGACTTGGTAGTTAATTTGTTCTTTGACGtattaaattcaaaaagagGGATGCAAGGGATTCTTTAgtcttttcttgcaagttagAAGTAAATTTTGCTCAGCACTTTCCAAGTATTATATTCATTTTCCCCCCACTCTGCCAAGTTTTGTGACATTTTAAGTGTTTATAGTAAACTAATAATAAACTTGAAGATCTTGGGAAACTAAGTTGTTATTAATATATTGCTATTGCCTATGAACCGGCTTAGATTCTAATATTTAATTCTCATGTAGTTGCAAACATTCCATGTGTATTATTggaatattttgatttattcatATTTGGAAACTTTCATACTTTTGCTGCAGGTTCTTTACCCAATGATGGAATGGGAAGCTACTGCATTTGGCCGCCCAGTTCTTGCCCTTGTACTTGTTGCTTCTTTAGCTTTATTCCCAGTGTTCTTAATTCCTTCCGGCCCTTCCATGTGGTTGGCCGGCATGATTTTCGGTTATGGCATTGGCTTCGTTATAATAATGGTTGGAACAACCATTGGAATGATCCTCCCTTACCTAATTGGGCTACTCTTCCGCGAACGCATTCATGTAAAGTCATTTTGTTTCACATTTAATCACAAGTCCTCTCAGAAGTTAGtgttgcttttttttattatttaaaaaaaataccaactTTACTTATTATCTTGCTATGCTGTGCAGCAATGGTTAAAGAAGTGGCCCACGAATGCCGAAATGATTAGGCTTGCTGGTGAAGGAAATTGGTTCCATCAATTTCAAGTGGTTGCTTTATTTAGAGTTTCTCCATTTCCCTATACTATATTCAATTATGCTATAGTAGTGACAAATATGAGGTTTTGGCCCTACCTATGTGGNNNNNNNNNNNNNNNNNNNNNAGCTTTCATCTACATCTACAGGTTCGTTCTTTTCTACATTCTACCTGCTCTTCAGTGACTTAATACTAGGAATatgaacaacaataacaacaaagttATCCCATTAGGTTGGGTTAACTATATTGGTCAAACAGTGGCATAATACCCTTTCATAGTTCATATGTGTTTCCTTCATTTCTACTTAAAATTTCTTCTAATCATAAAATGAAGACAAAATGCTCCTTTGGGTCCTTGACACAATTTTCCGGAGGCAAATTAGTTCCGCATTGTATCTTCGATTTTTGGGGTTTGGGGGGGGGACGGGGTGGAaattttcatggatgactttggATTTACAGATGGAACTTatcacaaaaaaagaaaaaaagaattcacCCCATTTTTAGCTCACGCTGAACATACTCGGGATTTGAGAATTCCTGTTTtgtcctcatcattaaaaatagaGGATACATAGACTAATGTATCCCCTTTTTCGGCCAGAAGCCAAAAAAGATATTTAGTCTAAATGAAAAGTCAGTGGACATAAAGgtacattatttttaataaaacattaaaaggGAGATTAAACATAAAGGTACATTATTGttaataaaacattaaaaggGAGATTAAACATATGGTAGAAGAGCACTTATTCTTTTCACCATTCTAAAACTGCTTGATGCTTTAGTAAGACAAATAAATTATTGATCCTGAATCCTGATAATGATATGATTAATGAGTTGTTTCATGTATTAGTCTTTATTAATGCTTTAATATATTTAcatctttgtttctttttcttatcactaatgttggcccaattttgagcAGTGGTAGATTAATAAGGACCTTAGCAGATGCACAGTATGGGAGGCATCACTTGACCACTGTGGAAATAGTGTATAACATTATTTCATTCATCGTTGCAATTGTTACCACGGTTGCATTTACTGTTTATGCAAAAAGGACTTTGAATAAACTCAAGATGGCTGAGGCCAATGAGGAATCTGCCTCTGTTTCTGGCATTGCTGATTTTGAGATGCACAAAGCTTCCCATTCATAAGCATgtcatgtattttttttaaatcatgatGCTGATAGTGAGCGTGTATATTTATGTATCTAAAGTTTGGTTTAGgaatgcatattttatattatcattttaaaaaattaccagTTCGTTAGAAGGCCATAGATTTGATGCACACATAAGGAGATAAAATGCATAACTTGACCATTGGTAAAGAAATCAACCACAGTTATCACACTTACACATTTCATTGCTTTTATGGTTACATCTTGTGAATTTTTGTTAGTTGACGAGTTTGAACTCTTGAGCAATTATGACGTGTATGCTTGTGTCCTAGGAGAGTATGAAGTCAAAATTAGTCTCTGAAAGATTACTTGTTATTTAAATTGGtgttcgaaattttttttaatcaaattcgtcttttaaagattttaaatttattatattagtcATTCTGTCACTTTTATTGCTAACAGCGTCAATATTTGCTAATGTAAAATGTTAAGTGGCATTAAAACACATACTTAGTAGTCTTGATTGGTAGTCAacatgataaatttataaaattagatcaaatcaattCTAAATTCAGATATTTCAATGTTTCAAGTTTTCTCTTCAGTTaggtttttatttgatttaatttcaaaaattttatcatgTCAATAATCAATTAAGATTTTTAGATGTGTATTGTGATATCACTTTAATGTGTTACATTAGCAAACTTTGACGTCGTTAACAAAGCAAGTGATGAAAGAACTAACTTACGCgattaacttaaaatttttgaacggcgaaatagattaaaaaaaattaagggaTCAATTTAAAGAACGAGTGATTTTTCAAAACGAATTTAACCATTTACTCGTCGTAGTATTATGATTgcttaaatttgatttatttttacaaaCACTTCACTTTACCATTTAAAGAGAAAACATCTAAATAGTTACTGAATAGTTTTCATTGCTCTAACAATCGAAGTTCAATTAAAGGGAAAACATCTAAATTCACATGATTGTCCAATTAATGAGtagttaataatttaaaaccCAACTACTGCAATTGATTGGCGTGTAACGCATGAATTGGATGCCCTACCTTCCCACTTTTTTGGGTTACATCTACTGTGTGGTTGCATTTACGTATTTTGTGCTAAAGTAGCTTTAATGGAAACCTTTTTGAGGTGGCTTTAAAAGATGAAGTAACTATAATTCCTAAAatcaaagaaggaaaaaaaaaagatctaaGGACTTCTCCACTAATTAAATCAACAGAAGTCTCTTCATTGTTTGGCTCATCAAGGTTtgtttattcatataattaatttgtcatcaaatttacttaaataactATTAATGATATGGTATGATGGACTGACTGATGgtcatttttgtattttttgaaaaaataatgaattattttaagaaaaga from Arachis duranensis cultivar V14167 chromosome 4, aradu.V14167.gnm2.J7QH, whole genome shotgun sequence encodes:
- the LOC107483073 gene encoding uncharacterized protein LOC107483073 (The sequence of the model RefSeq protein was modified relative to this genomic sequence to represent the inferred CDS: added 277 bases not found in genome assembly): MMTQEPSEELEKHATSGHRARGNSEYVRLAISDEPRAGEVEISQPQAEPGINAFWWWMKVFLWCIIIVVLSLVLLKWGVPFIFEKVLYPMMEWEATAFGRPVLALVLVASLALFPVFLIPSGPSMWLAGMIFGYGIGFVIIMVGTTIGMILPYLIGLLFRERIHQWLKKWPTNAEMIRLAGEGNWFHQFQVVALFRVSPFPYTIFNYAIVVTNMRFWPYLCGSIAGMVPEAFIYIYSGRLIRTLADAQYGRHHLTTVEIVYNIISFIVAIVTTVAFTVYAKRTLNKLKMAEANEESASVSGIADFEMQKASHP